In Paenibacillus guangzhouensis, a single window of DNA contains:
- a CDS encoding ABC transporter substrate-binding protein, with amino-acid sequence MPLLDDYDRICSRYPDAPLLQGITITMDQLSELLCCTVRNAKLIIRKMVDQGMIQWVPGRGRGNHSQLILLVTLDEYYLRTAKELVYQGKIKEALALHQQYRHRLPFASEQFRNWFDTQFGYQQEMRQDKPHDTLRLRFDDPLTRLDPIHMYLRSECHIIMQMADTLFRYDPLTQRTVAHLAHHAASSHDGRIWTIYLRKGVQFHNGKELDTTDIWYTFDRVKLDNSPYRWMVEIIEQMDVIDAYTLQIHLHNSCYWFDRLLCSPHLSIVQVQAVERCQLNGRDQFIGTGPFRLIRNDDSMLVLEAFPSYFRERALLDRVEIWFVSNLLDDPGRLGSSYDLEYISPREQSISSMNPYQTGITADRRTARMECNITYLSLQQMREGVTASPHFRQALALILDTKDYMLALGGEGIEPVHRLLTDEFFEGDHDNEPQIRGINDEHEVHALLTKSNYQGEVLRLYTFMEDDHRQDAEWIKMRCAAYGIRLEVYQFTTEELLNPIRVMEADVIHDSASIGDDFELSLLHMFLSRNSYLYLHANEEQRERFEHTAQMLYGTPDRSERYQQWRAFERLLLTHGGFLPLYRNRITMLAQPELAGVDINALGWVDYYKLWMKK; translated from the coding sequence ATGCCATTACTCGATGACTACGATCGGATATGCTCCCGGTATCCGGACGCGCCTCTCCTGCAAGGAATAACGATCACGATGGATCAATTATCTGAGCTCCTCTGCTGCACCGTTCGGAATGCAAAACTCATTATTCGCAAGATGGTAGACCAGGGAATGATTCAATGGGTACCTGGGCGAGGAAGAGGGAATCATTCACAACTAATATTGCTCGTAACGCTAGACGAATACTATCTGAGGACGGCTAAAGAGCTAGTCTATCAAGGGAAAATAAAGGAAGCATTAGCGCTGCATCAGCAATATAGACATAGGCTCCCATTCGCTTCCGAACAGTTCCGGAATTGGTTCGATACACAGTTTGGCTATCAGCAAGAAATGCGTCAGGATAAACCGCATGACACCTTACGATTACGCTTTGACGATCCATTGACCCGATTAGATCCCATCCATATGTATCTGCGCTCTGAGTGTCATATCATCATGCAAATGGCGGATACCTTATTTCGTTATGATCCTCTTACGCAACGAACAGTCGCGCATTTGGCGCATCATGCCGCCTCTAGTCATGATGGTCGAATCTGGACCATCTATTTACGCAAAGGGGTACAATTTCATAATGGCAAAGAGCTTGATACAACGGACATCTGGTATACATTTGATCGTGTGAAGTTGGACAATTCACCCTATCGATGGATGGTAGAGATCATTGAACAGATGGATGTGATCGATGCATATACCCTACAGATCCATCTTCATAACTCATGTTATTGGTTCGATCGTCTCCTGTGCAGTCCGCATCTGTCCATTGTGCAAGTACAAGCGGTTGAACGATGCCAGTTGAACGGCCGTGATCAATTTATAGGAACAGGCCCCTTCCGTTTAATCAGAAATGATGATTCCATGCTGGTGTTGGAGGCTTTTCCTTCGTATTTTCGCGAACGAGCCTTGTTGGATCGGGTTGAGATCTGGTTCGTGTCGAATCTATTGGATGACCCTGGAAGGCTTGGATCTTCATACGACTTGGAGTATATCTCACCACGAGAACAATCGATATCTAGCATGAATCCATATCAAACGGGAATCACTGCAGACAGACGAACAGCAAGGATGGAATGTAATATTACCTATCTTAGCTTACAACAGATGCGAGAAGGTGTTACGGCGTCCCCACATTTTAGACAAGCGCTTGCCCTGATTCTTGATACCAAGGACTACATGTTGGCGTTAGGTGGAGAGGGGATTGAACCTGTTCATCGTTTACTTACAGATGAGTTCTTTGAAGGCGATCATGACAACGAGCCACAGATCCGAGGCATCAATGATGAGCACGAAGTTCATGCATTGCTAACGAAGAGCAATTATCAAGGCGAGGTGCTTCGCCTATACACGTTTATGGAAGACGACCATCGACAAGATGCAGAATGGATCAAAATGCGATGTGCGGCGTATGGGATCAGATTAGAGGTGTATCAATTTACAACCGAAGAATTATTAAATCCAATACGAGTAATGGAGGCAGATGTCATCCACGATAGTGCCTCAATTGGCGATGATTTTGAACTTTCTTTGCTGCATATGTTCTTGTCGAGGAACAGCTATCTCTATTTGCATGCGAACGAAGAACAAAGAGAACGGTTTGAACACACAGCTCAGATGTTATACGGGACACCAGATCGATCCGAACGATATCAGCAATGGAGAGCATTCGAACGCCTCTTGTTAACGCATGGCGGGTTTCTTCCGTTATATCGGAACCGCATCACGATGCTCGCGCAACCTGAATTAGCAGGCGTAGACATTAACGCGCTGGGCTGGGTCGACTATTATAAGTTATGGATGAAAAAATAA